One region of Natronobacterium texcoconense genomic DNA includes:
- a CDS encoding lysylphosphatidylglycerol synthase transmembrane domain-containing protein — translation MKGRIAFGFAVAVALLAILVHVVGGRQFLEAVSTIDRQVLALGVLSGVLSLTFRGVVWQQFISLIDDVMPRQRIATVFLTAMFVKYVTPYGQLASEPFVAYLVSQGGEMAFEDGLASILSADLLNYVPYYTFGFLAVGMIAAGGTLGSGMFNQLVAFAGLFLVLVSVVFVVVRRPGIVYSVVLTVTGTIRGFVGRFTDRFDDPLAPDTVHSRLEGFYTTIETIAADKSVLIVAVVSAHLGMVFLMLPVYIGGMALGYQLAIPVVVLVVALGKLGSVVPAPGGTGGVEAIVTAGLTALAGIEPAAALTIALIYRACTYWLTIGIGGLSAAGLFASEPTT, via the coding sequence GTGAAAGGACGAATCGCCTTCGGATTCGCGGTCGCCGTCGCTTTGCTCGCCATCCTCGTTCACGTCGTCGGTGGCCGGCAGTTTCTCGAGGCCGTGTCCACGATCGACAGACAGGTCCTCGCTCTCGGTGTACTCTCCGGGGTTCTCTCGCTGACGTTTCGAGGCGTGGTGTGGCAGCAGTTCATCTCGTTGATCGACGACGTGATGCCACGTCAGCGAATCGCGACCGTCTTCCTGACGGCGATGTTCGTCAAGTACGTTACGCCGTACGGCCAGCTCGCAAGCGAGCCGTTCGTCGCCTATCTCGTCTCGCAGGGTGGCGAGATGGCGTTCGAGGACGGGCTCGCGAGCATCCTCTCGGCCGATCTGCTGAACTACGTTCCCTATTACACGTTCGGCTTCCTGGCGGTCGGGATGATCGCAGCTGGCGGGACGCTCGGGAGCGGAATGTTCAACCAGCTCGTGGCGTTCGCCGGCCTTTTCCTGGTGCTCGTGTCGGTCGTCTTCGTCGTCGTTCGCCGGCCTGGGATCGTCTACAGCGTCGTCCTCACCGTGACCGGCACGATCCGCGGTTTCGTCGGTCGATTCACGGATCGGTTCGACGACCCGCTCGCTCCGGACACCGTCCACTCCCGTCTCGAGGGATTCTACACGACGATCGAGACGATCGCCGCCGACAAATCGGTGCTGATCGTCGCAGTCGTCTCGGCCCACCTCGGGATGGTCTTTCTAATGTTACCGGTGTATATCGGCGGGATGGCGCTTGGCTACCAGCTCGCGATTCCAGTCGTCGTGCTCGTGGTTGCACTCGGGAAACTCGGCTCCGTGGTCCCCGCACCCGGCGGCACCGGTGGCGTCGAGGCGATCGTTACCGCCGGACTCACGGCGCTCGCCGGAATCGAACCGGCTGCCGCGTTGACGATCGCGCTCATCTACCGGGCCTGTACCTACTGGCTCACGATCGGAATCGGTGGGCTCTCCGCTGCCGGCCTGTTCGCGAGTGAGCCGACGACGTGA
- a CDS encoding DUF7117 family protein, whose product MKIRGERECKECRTRWSYYETASIDCPGCGSLRSVGVDERTEHTDLQVSFDLTPVRNDIDEVSTGELAERARDRCREYVRRRGFVNAGDLRDLDDTYLAATELLHVADVVARAIDLELEDRQELYFLSLLRDADVGERPPTEEVPPTLESARGLAYANAVQEYRRDVRTWAEERDAALTTSERGALETLGEHVKRIRMLDGDVDPRTAERLVETTRELVNGLRGDEVAFTRAQDGLDNLEFAE is encoded by the coding sequence ATGAAGATCCGGGGCGAACGCGAGTGCAAGGAGTGTAGGACCCGCTGGTCGTACTACGAGACCGCGAGTATCGACTGTCCGGGCTGTGGCAGCCTCCGCAGCGTCGGCGTCGACGAACGGACCGAACACACCGACCTGCAGGTGTCGTTCGACCTCACGCCCGTCCGCAACGACATCGACGAGGTCTCGACCGGCGAACTCGCGGAGCGAGCGCGGGACCGCTGTCGCGAGTACGTCCGCCGTCGCGGGTTCGTCAACGCCGGCGACCTCCGCGACCTCGACGACACCTATCTCGCCGCCACGGAACTGCTCCACGTCGCCGACGTCGTCGCCCGCGCGATCGACCTCGAACTCGAGGACCGGCAGGAACTGTACTTCCTCTCGCTGCTCCGTGACGCGGACGTCGGCGAGCGGCCGCCGACCGAGGAGGTGCCGCCGACGCTGGAGTCCGCCCGCGGACTCGCCTACGCGAACGCCGTCCAGGAGTACCGTCGAGACGTTCGTACCTGGGCCGAGGAACGCGACGCCGCCCTCACGACGAGCGAACGCGGCGCACTCGAGACGCTCGGCGAGCACGTCAAACGAATCCGGATGCTCGACGGCGACGTCGATCCGCGGACGGCAGAACGGTTAGTCGAGACGACACGCGAACTGGTAAACGGACTCCGTGGCGACGAAGTGGCGTTTACCCGCGCACAGGACGGCCTCGACAACCTCGAGTTTGCGGAGTAG
- a CDS encoding MgtC/SapB family protein, with amino-acid sequence MNEVALQIVDAPLEETVVRIALAGALGMFLGLEREWSQKSAGIRTFSLISLLAAVFTILVLETAVGESLLILGGLLVIVQGVLLAVQGLLSDDESTGLSLTTSVSMLVAYGVGALVAAGFIIEGVTVAVLSSLLLVLKRELHEFAWGLSRQEMRSTTEFAILAFVVYPLLPPNYDLEIGTVTLELEPQVIWLMVVAVAGIGIVNYAIVSTYGGRGIAVTGFFGGLASSTAVVGTMLDHVNQRPEASSYAVAAILLANAAMAARNLAIAVGFTIGGGTALLVEAIIPLGAVILLAFAIAGVTADWSESGPMELESPFSMKNALAFGAVFLVVLVFGSLSEEWFGALGFYATAVASGFVSSAGATTSAVVLYRGGQLGAAEATLGILLATVSSIVVKALLTTASTNHVFRNQVAAYSAALLLGGAIASVILVI; translated from the coding sequence GTGAACGAGGTCGCGCTGCAGATCGTCGACGCCCCCCTCGAGGAGACGGTCGTCCGGATCGCACTCGCGGGCGCGCTCGGGATGTTTCTCGGCCTCGAGCGCGAGTGGTCCCAGAAGTCCGCCGGGATCCGAACCTTTTCGCTCATCAGTCTGCTCGCAGCAGTTTTCACGATCCTCGTCCTCGAGACGGCGGTCGGCGAGAGTCTGTTGATACTGGGTGGATTGCTCGTAATCGTCCAGGGTGTGTTACTGGCCGTCCAGGGACTGCTGAGCGACGACGAGTCGACCGGCCTCTCGTTGACGACGTCGGTCTCGATGCTCGTCGCTTACGGCGTCGGCGCGCTCGTCGCGGCGGGATTCATCATCGAGGGCGTGACCGTCGCCGTCCTCTCGTCACTGTTGCTCGTCCTCAAGCGTGAACTCCACGAGTTCGCGTGGGGGCTCTCCCGCCAGGAGATGCGTTCGACGACCGAGTTCGCCATCCTCGCGTTCGTCGTCTATCCCCTGTTGCCACCCAACTACGACCTCGAGATCGGGACGGTCACGCTCGAACTCGAGCCACAGGTCATCTGGCTCATGGTCGTCGCCGTCGCCGGGATCGGGATCGTCAACTACGCGATCGTCTCGACCTACGGCGGCCGAGGGATCGCTGTCACTGGATTTTTCGGTGGTCTCGCGTCCTCGACGGCCGTCGTCGGTACGATGCTCGACCACGTCAACCAGCGCCCGGAGGCATCGTCGTACGCTGTCGCAGCGATCTTGCTCGCGAACGCTGCGATGGCCGCCCGGAACCTCGCGATCGCCGTCGGGTTCACTATCGGCGGTGGTACGGCGCTTCTCGTCGAGGCGATCATCCCGCTCGGAGCAGTCATCCTGCTCGCGTTCGCCATCGCAGGGGTCACCGCCGACTGGAGCGAATCCGGCCCGATGGAACTCGAGAGTCCGTTCTCGATGAAAAACGCGTTAGCGTTCGGTGCGGTCTTCCTGGTCGTACTCGTGTTCGGATCTCTTTCCGAGGAGTGGTTCGGGGCGCTCGGCTTCTACGCGACCGCCGTCGCGAGCGGCTTCGTCTCGAGTGCGGGCGCGACTACGTCCGCGGTCGTCCTCTACCGAGGCGGCCAACTGGGGGCGGCCGAGGCGACGCTTGGCATCCTGCTGGCGACGGTCTCGAGTATCGTCGTCAAGGCGTTGCTGACGACGGCATCGACGAATCACGTCTTCCGGAACCAGGTTGCGGCCTACAGTGCTGCATTGTTACTCGGTGGTGCAATAGCATCTGTGATTCTGGTTATCTAA
- a CDS encoding PadR family transcriptional regulator, protein MYDLTGFQRDLLYVIAGEEEPHGLAIKEELEEYYEKEIHHGRLYPNLDTLVDKGLVEKGRRDRRTNFYTLTRRGQRELEARREWESQYVEL, encoded by the coding sequence ATGTACGACCTGACAGGATTCCAGCGTGACCTCCTCTACGTCATCGCTGGCGAGGAGGAACCCCATGGACTGGCGATCAAAGAAGAGCTAGAGGAGTACTACGAGAAGGAGATTCACCACGGCCGTCTGTACCCGAACCTCGATACCCTCGTCGACAAAGGACTCGTCGAGAAGGGACGCCGCGACCGACGAACGAACTTCTACACCCTCACTCGACGTGGCCAGCGCGAACTCGAGGCACGTCGCGAGTGGGAGTCGCAGTACGTCGAACTGTAG